One genomic region from Nocardia vinacea encodes:
- a CDS encoding GlxA family transcriptional regulator: MITHLILEGVLEGALGMGIDIVDTAAGLAQDRTPPHRDHLLRQRVISVDGKPVRSGSGRPIPVTTENLSAAVQFGSNDILVLPGPSAGTEGRIHELLSRPDTVQAIELIRQAAANGATVAASCSATFILAASGLLSGRTATTTWWLAPFFTRRFPDITVLVDRMVIDTGPVVTAGAAFAHADLMLTLIARLHSAALADRVARYLVLDSRMSQSRYMILEHLRSTDPALRALEHHITINLSRQLSLAELAGAASVSTRTLARRTHTHLGMSPTEYVHRLRVSHAAALLATTDDPVDAIAAATGYADPAACRRIYRRYTGESPTTTRTRAQTSTPN, translated from the coding sequence ATGATCACCCATCTGATCCTCGAGGGTGTGCTCGAAGGAGCGCTCGGCATGGGCATCGACATCGTCGACACCGCTGCCGGACTAGCCCAGGACCGCACTCCCCCGCACCGCGACCACCTGCTGCGCCAACGCGTCATCTCCGTCGATGGCAAACCAGTGCGATCCGGAAGCGGACGACCAATTCCGGTAACGACCGAAAACCTGTCCGCCGCTGTGCAATTCGGTTCAAACGATATCTTGGTTCTGCCGGGTCCGTCTGCCGGAACCGAAGGACGAATTCACGAACTTCTGTCACGCCCCGACACTGTGCAGGCCATTGAGCTGATCCGACAGGCCGCCGCCAACGGCGCAACCGTTGCCGCGTCCTGCTCGGCAACCTTCATCCTCGCCGCCTCCGGCCTGCTCTCCGGCCGCACCGCCACCACAACCTGGTGGCTCGCCCCTTTTTTCACCCGCCGCTTCCCCGACATCACCGTCCTAGTCGACCGCATGGTTATCGACACCGGCCCGGTCGTCACCGCCGGCGCCGCCTTTGCCCACGCCGACCTCATGCTCACCCTCATCGCCCGCCTCCACAGTGCGGCACTGGCCGACCGCGTAGCTCGCTACCTCGTCCTCGATTCCCGAATGTCCCAATCCCGCTACATGATCCTCGAACACCTCCGCTCCACCGACCCCGCCCTGCGAGCCCTTGAACACCACATCACCATCAATCTCAGCCGCCAGCTAAGCCTCGCCGAACTGGCCGGCGCCGCATCCGTCTCCACCCGCACCCTCGCCCGCCGCACTCACACCCACCTGGGCATGTCCCCCACCGAATACGTCCATCGCCTGCGCGTCAGCCACGCGGCAGCCTTGCTGGCCACCACCGACGACCCCGTAGATGCCATCGCCGCCGCCACCGGCTACGCCGACCCTGCCGCCTGCCGCCGCATCTACCGCCGCTACACCGGCGAATCCCCCACCACCACCCGGACCCGCGCCCAAACCTCGACGCCGAACTGA